The genomic stretch CAAGTCATCTTAGACCATACCACGCTTGAAGCGCACGAAGTTGCAACTCCGGCAACATCAGGTGAATCTTACAACGATCTGATAGACACAGATGGAAGAATACACACATTCGGTTGGATACTTCCACCCCTTCGATACACCTCGACAAAAGAGTCGAGGCACTCAGGGTGACAGGGAGCGAGGGATTGAGTTTGCCAGAGGTAAGACCTCTGGAGTTGGTATTGGATGATATCTCATTTAAACTCCCGGCGTATAATACCTTAGCTATTGTAGGTAGAACGGGATGCGGGAAATCTACCTTAGTGGATCTCCTGACCAGAATTTATAACCCACCACATAATACAATATTTATTGATGACCATGAAATTTACTCCATACCGTTGGAAGTATTGCGTAAAAATATTGTGGTGGTACCTCAGGATATCTTTCTCTTCTCTGATTCCATAGCGAATAACATTCTATTCGGGAAGGGCGAAGAGCTAAGGGCTAAGGGCGAAGAGCTAAGGGCTAAGAGCGAAGAGCTAAGGGCTAAGGGCGAAGAGCAGAGAGAAGAGGTAGAGGATGCTGCCAAAATAGCTCAGATATATGATGAAATATTGGAGTTGGAAAAAGGGTTTGATACTGTAATAGGAGAAAGAGGGGTAACTCTATCCGGAGGGCAAAAGCAACGCATAGCGATAGCCAGAGCAATATTGGCAAATCCCCATATCCTGATCCTTGACGATTCACTTTCGGCAGTTGATACCAAGACAGAGAAGAACCTGCTAACTCGTCTCATAGAGTTACGAAAAGAGCGAACTACAATAATTATTGCTCATCGTATCTCTTCACTACGTCATGCGGACAAGATCATTGTTCTGGATGAAAAGAAGATCGTTGAGAGGGGAACTCATTATGAACTGCTGAAAAAGAAAGGAATTTACTGGGATCTCTATCAGAAGCAAAAGATAAAAGAGAGGATCGAAGAGAGAGTATGAACGAAGAACATTTTGAGTTAACTGCTGATACCCTGCAGACGAAAATATACGACGGAAAGTTGATCACTAAACTTATCAGATATCTGAAACCATATCGGCTATATGTTGCTATCTCCTTCCTTCTGCTATTTATGATCACTGCTGCTGAATTAGCACTCCCCCTGATCATCAAAACTGCAGTTGATGAGCATATTGTGCCCTCTAAAAATGTCATATTCTTTGATAATCAGGAGGAATTCAATGATTTTACCAATAGATATGGAACTGTGAAATTTGATATTCATTCTTATGACGCTCATCATTATATTGTGTTCAGCTCAGATCAGAGAATATTCTTTGACCGAACCGAACTTACACATCTCGAAGAGCGGGGACAGTTTGCTACCGACAATTATTTTCTTATTCCCAATACTCAGGAGAACAGTACAATATTAGAAAACAGTCCTTATTATGTTCTTTCCAAGGAAAACCTGGCAGTATCTCAAGTTGTCTTAGACCAATTAGAGAGAGATGAGATCAGTATCTTACGGCAGGGATCAAAAAATTATCTCTATATCCTGGGTATGATCTTCTTTATTTTGATAATTTTAAGATTGATCTTTCATTACTATCAGGTCTATATTACACATTATGCCGCTCAAAGAGCCATGTTTGATCTGCGCCAGGACGCCTTTGTGCATCTGGAAAAGATGCCGTTATCCTTTTTCGATAAAAATCCGGTCGGGAGATTAGTTACGAGAGTGACGACCGATATCAGAGCTTTAGATGAGTTGCTCAGTGAGGGACTTGTTAATATGCTACAGGATATCCTCATTCTGATCGGAATTGTCATCATGATGTTGGTTCTGAACTGGAGAATGGCATTAGTGAGTTTTACCATTGTTCCCTTTGTTTATATACTGGTACGATATTTTAAGGATAAAACACGGATCATTTATCGGGAGGTAAGGAAAAGAGTAGCTATGCTCAATGCTGCCCTGGCAGAAGATATTTCCGGTATAAAAGTAATTCAGCTTTTTAATCAATTTTCTAATAAATGCCGTCAATTTGCGAGGATCAATCAGAAGTATTACGAAGCTTCGATGGCACAGTTAAAACTCTTCGCTATCTTCAGACCATTGATCAGCA from Candidatus Cloacimonadota bacterium encodes the following:
- a CDS encoding ATP-binding cassette domain-containing protein, producing MLQRSDRHRWKNTHIRLDTSTPSIHLDKRVEALRVTGSEGLSLPEVRPLELVLDDISFKLPAYNTLAIVGRTGCGKSTLVDLLTRIYNPPHNTIFIDDHEIYSIPLEVLRKNIVVVPQDIFLFSDSIANNILFGKGEELRAKGEELRAKSEELRAKGEEQREEVEDAAKIAQIYDEILELEKGFDTVIGERGVTLSGGQKQRIAIARAILANPHILILDDSLSAVDTKTEKNLLTRLIELRKERTTIIIAHRISSLRHADKIIVLDEKKIVERGTHYELLKKKGIYWDLYQKQKIKERIEERV
- a CDS encoding ABC transporter ATP-binding protein/permease, with protein sequence MNEEHFELTADTLQTKIYDGKLITKLIRYLKPYRLYVAISFLLLFMITAAELALPLIIKTAVDEHIVPSKNVIFFDNQEEFNDFTNRYGTVKFDIHSYDAHHYIVFSSDQRIFFDRTELTHLEERGQFATDNYFLIPNTQENSTILENSPYYVLSKENLAVSQVVLDQLERDEISILRQGSKNYLYILGMIFFILIILRLIFHYYQVYITHYAAQRAMFDLRQDAFVHLEKMPLSFFDKNPVGRLVTRVTTDIRALDELLSEGLVNMLQDILILIGIVIMMLVLNWRMALVSFTIVPFVYILVRYFKDKTRIIYREVRKRVAMLNAALAEDISGIKVIQLFNQFSNKCRQFARINQKYYEASMAQLKLFAIFRPLISISRHIAIAIILWYGGGQILRNALTLGMLMAFIRYMERFFEPVNHLSEKFNILQAAMSGAERVFDLMAKDPQEYREEKTTGMKLKGEIEFKNVWLTYNQPLGARGEEQRANDEEYGFVLRDISFKVRAGEKVALVGHTGSGKTSIINLIGEMYPFQRGEILLDSKSIKEYSIDDLRNNVGIVQQDVFLFSGTIKDNIVLNNRNLSDEDIIRIGKYVNVDRFISHLPHGYYEPVMERGATFSVGQRQLIAFARVLAYDPAIFILDEATSNIDTETEILIQDALKKVMKDRTSIIIAHRISTIQNVDRIIVLHKGKIVEEGHHNELIANKNLYYDLYQLQYA